A stretch of Kaistella flava (ex Peng et al. 2021) DNA encodes these proteins:
- a CDS encoding endonuclease → MRKILSFAFLMAFCFIFSQQKGQLRKVATIGFMNVENLWDTIASADYIDGTKDISNPAFHRSVPLDSLKYLETTEEYRGEWRDELLKGKKVVRKQILADDFTAKSAKNWNTKNYNIKIANQAKVISEMGAQYTKTAPVILGLIEVENRQVIEDLIKHPLLAKYDYGIIHYNSYDARGIDVAIIYQKRRFTPSNSLKKEIKIYDENGKRAYTRDIVVATGFLDNEKIAIFMNHWPARSGGEARSLPRRNAAAKVLKEQMDSVRLKDPTTKLFAMGDFNDDPVNTSLKNVLKAVASPKDLSPETPYLNLMYPLFKKGVASLAYQDAPNLFDQIIVSGNLISDEVGKGYSVYKTEIFAPPYLINREGSWKGYPLRSWNGDTFTGGYSDHFPAFVVIQREAN, encoded by the coding sequence ATGAGAAAAATTTTAAGTTTTGCATTCTTAATGGCGTTCTGTTTTATATTTAGTCAACAGAAAGGTCAACTTAGAAAAGTGGCGACAATCGGATTTATGAATGTAGAAAACCTGTGGGACACAATTGCGTCTGCAGACTACATCGATGGAACAAAAGATATAAGCAACCCAGCTTTCCACAGAAGTGTACCATTAGATTCCCTGAAATACCTTGAAACAACCGAAGAATACCGCGGTGAGTGGAGAGATGAATTATTGAAAGGAAAGAAAGTAGTTCGTAAGCAAATTCTTGCAGATGACTTTACGGCAAAAAGTGCAAAAAACTGGAATACCAAAAACTACAATATTAAAATCGCTAATCAAGCGAAAGTAATATCTGAAATGGGCGCTCAATACACCAAAACGGCACCTGTTATTTTAGGATTAATCGAAGTAGAAAACAGACAGGTAATCGAAGACTTGATTAAACATCCACTTCTTGCAAAATACGATTATGGAATCATCCATTACAACTCTTATGACGCACGTGGAATTGATGTTGCGATTATTTATCAGAAAAGAAGATTTACACCAAGTAATTCTTTAAAGAAAGAAATTAAAATCTACGATGAAAACGGAAAAAGAGCTTACACTCGTGATATTGTCGTAGCAACTGGATTTTTGGATAACGAAAAAATCGCCATCTTTATGAATCACTGGCCAGCAAGAAGTGGTGGTGAAGCCCGTTCATTACCTAGAAGAAATGCAGCAGCTAAAGTTTTAAAAGAACAAATGGACAGCGTACGATTGAAAGATCCTACCACAAAATTATTTGCAATGGGAGATTTTAATGATGACCCTGTAAATACCAGTTTGAAAAATGTTTTAAAAGCGGTAGCAAGTCCAAAAGATTTGAGTCCAGAGACACCTTACCTTAATTTAATGTATCCTTTATTTAAAAAGGGAGTTGCTTCTTTGGCTTATCAGGACGCACCGAACCTTTTTGATCAAATTATTGTTTCAGGAAACTTAATTTCTGATGAAGTTGGTAAAGGTTATTCAGTATATAAAACAGAAATATTCGCACCACCATATCTCATCAACAGAGAAGGAAGCTGGAAAGGTTATCCACTTCGCTCTTGGAACGGAGATACTTTCACTGGTGGATATAGTGATCACTTCCCCGCCTTTGTGGTTATACAAAGAGAAGCGAACTAA